ACAATTTTGCCCAGTTCCCCAGACTGGAACAATTTGTACTCTTTATTTCCCCAGATACCAGGAACTCGTCAAATTATCGTAGCTGATATTGAGCGGGTGCAAAGTTCCTGTGGTTTTGCTGTCCCACTCTATGAATATCAAAGTCAGAGACAAACTTTAATTAATTGGGCGAGTAAAAAAGGTGAACCGGGAATTCAAGAATATCAACAGCAAAAAAATATCATCAGTATTGATGGTTTACCAACTCCACTGAATAATACTTGAGAAAAATCCCCAGGATTTCGTAACTATAAACATCTCAAATTAATTGGTATAAATTCATGAACAATTCAATTCAATTACCCCAAAAAATTATGCTCTTGGGTTCGGGGGAACTCGGCAAAGAATTTGTGATTGCGGCTCAACGTCTGGGGAATTATGTAATTGCTGTTGACCGCTACGCCAATGCTCCAGCCATGCAGGTTGCTGACTGTTCGGAAGTAATTTCTATGCTGAGTGCTGATGAATTAGAAGCTGTTGTAAAAAAGCATGAACCTAATTTTATTGTACCAGAAATTGAAGCGATTAGAACCGAAAAGTTAGCGGAATTTGAACAACGGGGAATTACAGTTATTCCCACGGCGGCGGCAACTAACTACACCATGAATCGTGATAGAATTAGGGAATTAGCACATGAAGAATTAGGAATTAGAACTGCTAAATATGGTTATGCTTCGACTCTAGAAGAATTAATTGCTGTTTCTGAGCAAATTGGTTTTGCCAATGTGGTTAAACCTGTGATGTCGTCTTCGGGAAAAGGTCAATCTGTTGTCCAAAGTGCGGGTGAAGTTGAAGAGGCTTGGAATTATGCGATCGCTAATTCTAGAGGTGATAGTCAAAGGGTCATAGTTGAAGAATTCATTAACTTTGAAATTGAGATAACTTTGCTCACCATTAAACAGTGGAATGCACCGACAATTTTCTGTTCTCCTATTGGTCATCGTCAAGAAAGAGGCGATTATCAAGAATCTTGGCAACCCGCAGGTATTTCTGAAGACAAAATATTACAAGCTCAAGCAATAGCGACAAAAGTTACTGATGCTTTGGGAGGAGCAGGTATATTTGGTGTCGAGTTTTTCATCACTCAGGATGAAGTGATTTTCTCAGAACTTTCCCCCCGCCCCCATGACACGGGAATGGTAACATTAATTTCACAAAATCTGAATGAATTTGAATTACATTTACGCGCGATTTTAGGCTTACCAATTCCGCAGATAGAACTGTTAGGGGCTTCAGCTAGTGCAGTAATTTTAGCTGATAAAAAGTCTGATGCAGTGGCTTTTACAGGTGTCGCTGAGGCTTTATCAGTTCCCAATGTAGATATTAAACTATTTGGCAAACCTACCGCCCATCCTTATCGACGTATGGGGGTGGCTTTGGCTAAGGGTGATCATCTTCTGGAGGCGAGGGAGAAAGCTAAAAAGGCAGCCAATCAGGTGACGATGATTTAATTTTTTTTTAACGCAAAGGTACGCAAAGTTTAACGCAAAGGGGCGCGGAGGTTTTGGAAAAGCAGCTTCTTCAAGTCAAGGTTGGTTGTGGAACTTTTA
The window above is part of the Nodularia spumigena CCY9414 genome. Proteins encoded here:
- the purT gene encoding formate-dependent phosphoribosylglycinamide formyltransferase — its product is MNNSIQLPQKIMLLGSGELGKEFVIAAQRLGNYVIAVDRYANAPAMQVADCSEVISMLSADELEAVVKKHEPNFIVPEIEAIRTEKLAEFEQRGITVIPTAAATNYTMNRDRIRELAHEELGIRTAKYGYASTLEELIAVSEQIGFANVVKPVMSSSGKGQSVVQSAGEVEEAWNYAIANSRGDSQRVIVEEFINFEIEITLLTIKQWNAPTIFCSPIGHRQERGDYQESWQPAGISEDKILQAQAIATKVTDALGGAGIFGVEFFITQDEVIFSELSPRPHDTGMVTLISQNLNEFELHLRAILGLPIPQIELLGASASAVILADKKSDAVAFTGVAEALSVPNVDIKLFGKPTAHPYRRMGVALAKGDHLLEAREKAKKAANQVTMI